One part of the Sneathia vaginalis genome encodes these proteins:
- the ytvI gene encoding sporulation integral membrane protein YtvI, translating to MYNFDIKRLTPIIYVVSVLILLILIFKVLIFLLPFVIAAVIVRMLSPIVNRMSNKNKFTKSIVLLSFYVFVFIIVSLILVKIFLEAYNLFSTLIKNQDYILAHVTHALDKYEKYVSKLPDYSENLIDELVSKVLKYFNGTILNLLNSSINMLKMLPRLVVFIIVTILSSFIIINDKNIIVKFLTEQFPYSWLKIGNKIKKDILRLVFNYLRAQCILITLCFIELLVGLNIISMYCKDVKYVLIVSIIIAAIDALPILGAGSVLIPWVLVEVFVVNNYILALSLLVLYIIIFLVRQYSEPKLISKGAGMHPLITLIAMYSGFKIFGVLGFLYGPIIAAIIRIVFSEEIKYGFFKYLINNRKEQNE from the coding sequence ATGTATAATTTTGATATAAAAAGATTAACACCAATAATATATGTTGTATCAGTACTAATTTTATTGATATTAATATTTAAAGTATTGATTTTTTTATTACCCTTTGTGATAGCTGCGGTTATTGTTAGAATGTTAAGTCCTATTGTTAATAGGATGAGTAATAAGAATAAGTTTACAAAATCTATAGTGCTACTGTCGTTTTATGTGTTTGTGTTTATAATAGTATCACTTATACTAGTTAAGATATTTTTAGAAGCATATAATTTGTTTAGTACATTAATTAAAAATCAAGACTACATTCTAGCACATGTAACTCATGCACTGGATAAATATGAAAAATATGTTTCAAAATTACCAGATTATTCAGAAAATTTAATTGATGAGTTAGTCAGTAAGGTGTTAAAATATTTTAATGGAACTATTTTAAACTTATTGAATTCAAGCATAAATATGTTGAAGATGTTACCAAGATTAGTTGTGTTTATTATAGTAACAATCTTATCTTCGTTTATAATAATAAATGATAAAAATATAATAGTAAAATTCCTAACAGAACAATTTCCATATTCATGGTTAAAGATAGGAAATAAGATAAAAAAAGATATATTGAGATTAGTGTTTAATTACTTAAGAGCACAGTGTATACTGATAACTCTATGCTTTATAGAGTTACTGGTAGGACTTAATATAATAAGTATGTATTGTAAAGATGTTAAATATGTTTTAATTGTATCAATAATAATAGCAGCAATAGATGCACTCCCTATATTAGGTGCAGGGTCAGTTTTAATACCATGGGTATTAGTAGAAGTATTTGTAGTCAATAACTATATTTTAGCATTGAGTCTTTTAGTTCTATATATTATAATATTCCTAGTTAGACAGTATTCAGAACCTAAGTTAATAAGTAAAGGTGCAGGTATGCATCCACTTATTACATTGATAGCAATGTATTCAGGATTCAAAATATTTGGAGTTTTAGGCTTCCTATATGGTCCGATAATTGCTGCAATAATTCGCATAGTATTTTCTGAAGAGATTAAATATGGTTTCTTTAAATATTTAATAAACAATAGAAAGGAACAAAATGAATAA
- the uvrA gene encoding excinuclease ABC subunit UvrA, giving the protein MEYIKIRGAREHNLKNISLDIPKNKLVVITGVSGSGKSSLAFDTIYSEGQRRYVESLSAYARQFIGQMKKPELDSIEGLSPAISIEQKSVSKNPRSTVGTMTEIYDYMRLLWAHIGIAHCPICGKKVSKQSIEEIVIDIYKKAKNGMKIIFMSPIVKDKKGSFKNLFINLQKQGLQRVIVDDVMYDLDDSIELDKNKRHNIFAIMDRIKMNISNDETKTRITEAIENATKLSSGHCFVKIDDKMYSYSENFSCSEHEQIEFPSIVPRLFSFNAPFGACEECNGLGSALIIDENRLVLNKDLSIDDGALYICGGNSKKSWTYKLFLDFLNAHSIDTTKPFKDLTKKQKDLILYGDEKEFKFSINTKEYSYDGNKTFDGIVGLAKKRYKDSFSDSIREELENKYMVEKVCSSCHGNRLKNVVLNITINDKSIIDISKISIIEAKKFFDNLVLTEKEEKIAKEILKEIRQRLDFMISVGLDYLSLSRNTKSLSGGESQRIRLATQIGSKLTGVIYVLDEPSIGLHQRDNERLLNTLKELKNLGNSVIVVEHDEQTMRECDYLIDIGPNAGKYGGSVVAKGTPDEVRKNVNSLTGKYLNKEIEIVVPKKRRKSKEFFEITNCCGNNLKNISVKIPKGVFTVVTGVSGSGKSTLINQTLYPALCNELNISKQYPLEYGKLIGLNGVKKVINIDQSPIGRTPRSNTATYTKIFDDIRDLFSKTKDAMIRGYDKGRFSFNVKGGRCEACSGAGIVKIEMNFLPDVYVECEVCKGKRYNSETLEVKYKDKNISEVLDMSVLEAYDFFEKIPSLKRKLETLIEVGMDYISLGQSATTLSGGEAQRIKLSSELSKISNGDTIYILDEPTTGLHFEDIRKLLLVLNKLVEKKNTVVVIEHNLDVIKSADYIIDIGPNGGINGGEIVCKGTPEEIIKCEQSYTAKFLKPILGE; this is encoded by the coding sequence ATGGAATATATAAAGATTAGGGGAGCTAGAGAACATAATTTAAAAAATATTTCACTTGATATACCTAAGAATAAGCTTGTTGTAATAACAGGTGTATCAGGTAGTGGTAAGTCTTCACTTGCTTTTGATACCATATATTCTGAAGGTCAAAGAAGATATGTAGAAAGTCTATCAGCATATGCAAGACAGTTTATAGGGCAAATGAAAAAACCTGAACTAGATAGTATAGAGGGTTTATCACCTGCAATATCTATAGAACAAAAAAGTGTATCAAAAAATCCTAGATCAACAGTTGGAACAATGACAGAAATTTATGACTATATGAGACTATTATGGGCACATATAGGGATAGCTCATTGTCCTATTTGTGGTAAGAAGGTTAGTAAGCAATCTATTGAAGAAATTGTAATTGATATATACAAAAAGGCAAAAAATGGCATGAAGATAATATTTATGTCACCTATTGTAAAGGATAAAAAAGGTAGTTTTAAAAATCTATTTATTAATCTACAAAAACAAGGACTACAAAGAGTAATTGTTGATGATGTTATGTATGATTTAGATGATAGTATAGAGCTTGATAAGAATAAGCGTCATAATATTTTTGCGATAATGGATAGAATTAAAATGAATATTTCTAATGATGAAACAAAGACTAGAATTACAGAAGCAATAGAAAATGCAACAAAATTATCTAGTGGACATTGTTTTGTTAAGATAGATGATAAAATGTATTCATACTCTGAAAACTTTAGTTGTAGCGAACATGAGCAAATAGAATTTCCAAGTATAGTCCCAAGACTATTTTCATTTAATGCTCCATTTGGTGCTTGTGAAGAGTGTAATGGTTTAGGGTCTGCTTTAATAATAGACGAGAATAGATTAGTTTTAAATAAGGATTTATCTATTGATGATGGAGCCTTATACATTTGTGGTGGTAATTCAAAAAAATCATGGACATACAAGTTGTTTCTTGATTTTTTAAATGCTCATTCAATAGATACAACAAAACCATTTAAGGACTTAACTAAAAAACAAAAGGATTTAATACTATATGGTGATGAAAAAGAGTTTAAATTTAGTATAAATACAAAGGAATATAGCTATGATGGGAATAAGACTTTTGATGGTATAGTGGGACTTGCTAAAAAAAGATACAAGGATTCATTTAGTGATTCAATAAGAGAAGAGCTAGAAAACAAATATATGGTAGAAAAAGTATGTAGTTCTTGTCATGGTAATAGACTAAAAAATGTAGTGTTAAATATTACGATAAATGATAAGTCTATAATAGATATATCTAAAATTAGTATAATAGAAGCTAAAAAATTCTTTGACAATTTAGTTTTAACAGAAAAGGAAGAAAAAATAGCAAAAGAAATACTAAAAGAGATAAGACAAAGATTAGACTTTATGATAAGTGTAGGACTTGATTACCTAAGTTTATCAAGAAATACAAAAAGCTTATCTGGTGGTGAGTCACAAAGAATAAGGCTTGCAACACAAATAGGTTCAAAATTAACAGGAGTTATTTATGTATTAGATGAACCAAGTATAGGCTTACATCAAAGAGATAATGAAAGACTACTAAATACTTTAAAAGAATTAAAGAATTTAGGTAATAGTGTCATAGTTGTAGAACATGATGAACAAACTATGAGAGAATGTGATTATTTAATAGATATAGGACCTAATGCAGGTAAGTATGGTGGAAGTGTTGTTGCAAAAGGTACACCAGATGAGGTTAGAAAAAATGTAAATTCACTTACAGGTAAGTATTTGAATAAAGAAATTGAAATAGTAGTACCAAAAAAAAGAAGAAAAAGTAAGGAATTTTTTGAAATTACAAATTGTTGTGGTAATAATTTGAAAAATATATCCGTTAAAATTCCTAAAGGAGTATTTACTGTTGTGACAGGAGTATCTGGTAGTGGAAAGAGTACGTTAATAAATCAAACACTTTATCCAGCACTATGTAATGAATTAAATATCTCAAAACAATATCCATTAGAGTATGGTAAGCTAATAGGTCTTAATGGAGTGAAAAAAGTTATAAATATAGATCAAAGTCCTATAGGTAGAACACCTAGATCAAATACAGCTACATACACAAAAATTTTTGATGATATACGTGATTTGTTCTCAAAAACAAAAGATGCAATGATAAGAGGTTACGATAAGGGAAGATTTTCTTTTAATGTAAAAGGTGGTAGATGTGAAGCTTGCTCTGGTGCTGGTATTGTAAAAATAGAGATGAATTTTTTACCAGATGTTTATGTGGAATGTGAAGTTTGTAAGGGTAAAAGATACAATAGTGAAACACTGGAAGTTAAATACAAGGATAAAAATATTTCAGAAGTTTTAGATATGAGTGTACTAGAAGCTTATGATTTTTTTGAAAAGATACCCTCATTAAAAAGAAAATTAGAAACATTGATTGAAGTTGGTATGGACTACATTAGTCTTGGTCAAAGTGCAACAACATTATCAGGTGGTGAAGCACAAAGAATAAAGTTATCCAGTGAATTATCTAAAATAAGTAATGGAGATACTATATATATATTAGATGAACCAACAACAGGTTTACATTTTGAGGATATACGAAAACTACTACTAGTGTTAAATAAGTTAGTTGAAAAGAAAAATACGGTAGTAGTTATAGAGCATAATTTAGATGTTATAAAGTCAGCAGACTATATTATAGACATAGGTCCAAATGGTGGAATAAATGGTGGAGAAATTGTCTGCAAAGGGACACCAGAAGAGATTATTAAGTGTGAACAATCATATACAGCTAAATTTTTAAAACCAATTTTAGGAGAGTAA
- a CDS encoding ATP-dependent DNA helicase translates to MNEYFEKMINEYGFEKREGQEKMAKIIQEAIENRKSCIIEAGTGIGKSLAYLLPAVLHAKKTNTKVVVSTNTINLQEQLIEKDLPLLEKILNEKIKYRLVKGRGNYICGNRLNRNCRDDNLISWYKHTKTGDKSEIDFYVDPTVWDMVKSDKDYCVGAGCARDKKCFYYKAKENIQNAEILIVNHALLFSHFKYDKVLPDFDVLILDEAHNIESIARNYFEKNIGSKEIGQNIGMIFNRRTNTGIFKKFSSVEGVYLEFTDSINGIYDAFMNLFSVIRLNLVEKNVLSMRLDKLSDKKKYVENLERIIEKFKLFEEVSKKLLLSDVDEEAKQEFTLYYTRLKEAVLFINELLNEKTVNAVDWIKLNPVTHDVEIKKTPLDISDVIKKIYEDRSVIMTSATLRIGKDFTYISNRLGLENFGKEFVTSPFDYDKNMKIFLSNNGYNPNSIEYLNYTIEFLNKYLEEKKEGTFVLCTSYKQVDTISKGLKVKGYNILIQGQLSRKKMIEEFKNTRSVLLGTDSFWEGVDVKGDKLKNIVIVKIPFFVPDDPVNEALIEDIKNKGQNPFMSFQLPQAIIKLKQGVGRLIRSKTDNGEVIILDNRVKNMRYGKVILNSLPSKTIVDMV, encoded by the coding sequence ATGAATGAATATTTTGAAAAAATGATAAATGAATATGGCTTTGAGAAAAGAGAAGGTCAGGAAAAAATGGCAAAAATTATACAAGAAGCAATAGAAAATAGGAAGTCATGTATAATTGAGGCTGGAACTGGTATAGGTAAGAGTTTAGCTTATCTATTACCAGCAGTACTTCACGCAAAAAAAACTAATACAAAGGTTGTAGTGTCAACAAATACAATAAATTTACAAGAACAATTAATAGAAAAAGACTTACCTTTACTAGAAAAAATATTAAATGAAAAGATAAAGTATAGACTAGTAAAAGGAAGAGGAAACTATATTTGTGGTAATAGACTTAATAGAAATTGTCGTGATGATAACCTAATATCTTGGTACAAACATACAAAAACTGGGGATAAGTCTGAAATAGATTTTTATGTTGATCCTACAGTATGGGACATGGTTAAATCAGATAAAGATTACTGTGTTGGTGCAGGCTGTGCAAGGGATAAAAAATGTTTCTATTACAAGGCAAAAGAAAATATACAAAATGCTGAGATATTGATAGTAAATCATGCCCTTTTATTCTCACACTTTAAATACGATAAGGTTTTACCTGATTTTGATGTTTTAATATTAGATGAAGCACATAATATTGAATCAATAGCAAGAAACTATTTTGAGAAGAATATAGGGTCTAAAGAGATAGGACAGAATATAGGGATGATATTTAATAGAAGAACAAATACAGGTATATTTAAAAAGTTCTCCAGTGTAGAAGGTGTATATCTTGAGTTTACAGATAGCATAAATGGAATATATGATGCCTTTATGAACCTATTTTCAGTAATTAGATTAAATCTAGTAGAAAAAAATGTACTTAGTATGAGATTAGATAAGCTTTCAGATAAAAAGAAGTATGTAGAAAATTTGGAAAGAATAATAGAAAAATTTAAGCTATTTGAAGAAGTATCAAAAAAACTTCTTTTATCCGATGTAGATGAAGAAGCAAAACAAGAATTTACACTATACTATACTCGTTTAAAAGAAGCCGTTCTATTTATTAACGAGCTATTAAATGAAAAGACTGTAAATGCAGTAGACTGGATAAAATTAAATCCTGTAACACATGATGTAGAGATAAAAAAGACACCATTAGATATTTCTGATGTTATTAAAAAGATATATGAGGATAGAAGTGTAATAATGACTTCTGCGACATTACGTATAGGTAAAGATTTTACATACATATCAAATAGACTAGGATTAGAAAATTTTGGTAAGGAATTTGTAACATCACCATTTGATTATGACAAGAATATGAAAATTTTCTTGTCAAATAATGGGTATAATCCAAATAGTATAGAATATTTAAACTATACGATAGAGTTTTTGAATAAGTACTTGGAAGAAAAAAAAGAGGGTACTTTTGTACTTTGTACCTCATATAAGCAAGTTGATACTATTAGTAAAGGGCTAAAAGTAAAGGGATACAATATCCTTATACAAGGTCAATTATCAAGAAAAAAAATGATAGAAGAATTTAAAAATACAAGATCTGTCCTATTGGGAACAGATAGCTTCTGGGAAGGTGTAGATGTAAAGGGAGATAAATTAAAAAACATTGTAATTGTTAAAATACCTTTTTTTGTTCCAGATGATCCAGTAAATGAAGCGTTAATAGAAGATATTAAGAATAAAGGGCAAAATCCATTTATGAGTTTTCAATTACCTCAAGCGATTATTAAATTAAAGCAAGGAGTAGGAAGATTAATTAGAAGTAAAACTGATAATGGAGAGGTAATAATATTAGATAATAGGGTGAAAAATATGAGATACGGTAAGGTGATCTTAAATTCATTACCTAGCAAAACAATAGTTGATATGGTATAA
- a CDS encoding thiamine diphosphokinase: MDTKGEKMEITYVVFLNGVYPKNLDKLKEIVKDKRIICADGGTNTCFKMNLTPDLIIGDMDSVEKEVLEAYKGVKLIRSIREKDYTDFELALMYIEKEDILDVTTRFKDKKRIDKEKRVTPVLVVGATGNRVDMTLSNILKLQSNENMVFLTENFEYMRYIKLDKSTEVIKDLSGKTFSIIPITDLEKLDLKGFVYNLDGVDIDKSIGLVSNIVKDDRAYIYCKKGEMYLIHE; the protein is encoded by the coding sequence GTGGATACAAAAGGAGAAAAGATGGAAATTACTTATGTTGTATTTTTAAATGGTGTTTATCCTAAAAATTTAGATAAATTGAAAGAAATAGTAAAGGATAAAAGAATAATATGTGCTGATGGTGGAACAAACACTTGTTTTAAAATGAATTTAACTCCAGATTTGATTATAGGGGATATGGATTCAGTGGAAAAAGAAGTATTAGAGGCGTATAAGGGAGTTAAGCTTATACGTAGTATAAGGGAAAAGGATTATACAGACTTTGAACTAGCACTTATGTACATAGAAAAAGAGGATATTTTAGATGTTACTACTAGATTTAAGGATAAAAAAAGAATAGATAAGGAAAAAAGAGTTACACCTGTATTAGTAGTAGGTGCAACAGGTAATAGGGTAGATATGACATTATCAAATATTTTGAAATTACAAAGTAATGAAAATATGGTGTTTTTAACTGAAAATTTTGAATATATGAGATATATTAAACTAGATAAAAGTACAGAAGTAATTAAGGATCTTTCTGGTAAAACATTTTCAATAATTCCAATAACTGATTTAGAAAAACTAGATTTAAAAGGTTTTGTGTATAATTTAGATGGGGTAGATATAGATAAGTCTATAGGGCTTGTAAGTAATATAGTAAAAGATGATAGGGCATATATCTACTGTAAAAAAGGAGAAATGTATTTAATTCATGAATGA
- a CDS encoding bifunctional folylpolyglutamate synthase/dihydrofolate synthase codes for MFEELFNRKNIRRNDIRNLLPKKLPLLIHVAGTNGKGSTCSYLECVLMQKYKVGKFTSPHLLDVSERITIDQIPITHEKLKNDYDKLKHLDLGFFDFLFVIALNYFVENNVDIAIIEVGIGGRFDVTNEIMYNYALITNVSLDHTQMLGDTREKIAWQKAGIAKNNTKTFYTDSILKSFVEKESNDTKFLKPVTKFTLPLKGDFQQKNFALCYEVFKLLNFSDNKIRQGLKNFKIIGRQQKIQENILVDVSHNVDSIKALIHNLKGIKNVNIFLSVLQDKDLKTIYTLLKNVGYPISIFAMPDIKRGRTKENILETLGDVNISDNLTPKKDMFNVYCGSFYFIQKVMEKLNK; via the coding sequence ATGTTTGAAGAACTTTTTAACAGAAAAAATATTAGAAGAAATGATATACGAAATCTTTTACCTAAAAAATTACCACTACTTATTCATGTGGCTGGAACAAATGGTAAAGGTTCAACTTGTTCATACTTAGAATGTGTTCTAATGCAAAAATACAAGGTTGGAAAATTTACTTCTCCTCATTTATTAGACGTTAGTGAGAGAATAACTATAGATCAAATACCCATAACACATGAAAAATTAAAAAATGACTATGATAAGTTAAAACATCTTGATCTTGGTTTTTTTGACTTTTTATTCGTCATTGCTTTAAACTACTTTGTTGAAAACAATGTGGATATAGCGATAATAGAGGTAGGAATAGGTGGTAGATTTGATGTTACAAATGAAATTATGTATAACTATGCCTTAATTACAAATGTTAGCTTAGACCACACACAAATGCTGGGTGATACTAGAGAAAAGATTGCTTGGCAAAAAGCAGGTATTGCTAAGAATAATACAAAAACATTCTATACTGATAGCATACTAAAAAGTTTTGTTGAAAAAGAAAGTAATGATACAAAGTTTTTAAAACCCGTAACAAAATTTACACTCCCTCTAAAAGGAGACTTCCAACAAAAAAACTTTGCTCTTTGTTATGAAGTATTTAAACTTTTAAATTTTAGTGATAACAAAATTAGACAAGGTCTTAAAAACTTTAAGATTATTGGTAGACAACAAAAAATACAAGAAAATATATTAGTTGATGTTTCACATAATGTTGATTCAATAAAGGCACTAATACACAATTTAAAAGGAATAAAAAATGTTAATATCTTCTTATCTGTATTACAAGATAAAGACTTAAAAACAATATATACTCTTTTAAAAAATGTGGGATATCCCATTAGCATATTTGCTATGCCCGATATTAAAAGGGGTAGAACAAAAGAAAATATATTAGAAACACTTGGAGATGTGAATATATCAGATAATTTAACACCAAAAAAAGACATGTTCAATGTCTATTGTGGTTCATTTTACTTCATACAAAAAGTTATGGAAAAATTAAATAAGTGA
- a CDS encoding C69 family dipeptidase, translated as MKKGFVLTMLLISAIDAMACTGVLVGRNVSQDGSMLMARNEDFGSAANPKTFFVIKRKVNSKKAIFKNPDTGFSIEMPHKTLKYTILPDAGQDAGVFGEAGFNELGVCTSTTLSASANSEILKFDPYVKGGITEPDMASLILMQAKNAKQGVQIIADIIDKKGAGEGDIIYVADKNDIWYMEIYTGHQYAAVRVPQDKYAVIPNAFMLGNIDLNSKDTIYSKDLINLAKKNNLLKEKDGKFHLAMTYRDKLNNYNQIRVYEGQRRFNPTDKVKYNVNDTYELFRTPERKIGLKDVMNVLRDRYDGTEFTDIKVYRPIGIDKNLESHIFQIKKNIPSKIGGIMWLAMGTVEHSPYLPYFGNISQTNKALRVRTQVANNKSYYWTFKLLNTLGKSDRKNVGNGIKEYWNNYEDGVIEDEKNVEKKLLYIYRTKGSKAASDYSTKYSNDLVNKTLNIARDMQAKVITHVDKKAEGKPYKAPFSYVDKK; from the coding sequence ATGAAAAAGGGATTTGTATTAACAATGTTGTTAATTTCAGCTATAGATGCTATGGCTTGTACAGGTGTTTTAGTTGGTAGAAATGTTTCGCAAGATGGATCAATGCTAATGGCTAGAAATGAAGATTTCGGTTCAGCAGCAAATCCAAAGACTTTCTTTGTTATTAAAAGAAAAGTTAATAGTAAAAAAGCAATATTTAAAAATCCTGATACAGGATTTAGTATTGAAATGCCACATAAAACATTAAAATACACAATATTACCAGATGCTGGACAAGATGCTGGTGTATTTGGAGAAGCAGGATTTAATGAATTAGGTGTATGTACTTCTACAACTTTATCAGCAAGTGCTAATTCTGAAATATTAAAATTTGATCCATATGTAAAAGGTGGAATTACTGAACCTGATATGGCATCATTAATATTAATGCAAGCTAAAAATGCAAAACAAGGTGTCCAAATTATAGCTGATATTATAGACAAAAAGGGTGCTGGAGAAGGAGATATAATCTACGTTGCTGACAAAAATGATATTTGGTATATGGAAATCTATACAGGACACCAATACGCAGCTGTAAGAGTTCCACAAGATAAATACGCAGTTATTCCAAATGCATTTATGTTAGGTAATATAGATCTTAACTCAAAAGATACTATTTATTCAAAAGATTTAATAAATCTTGCTAAAAAGAATAATTTATTAAAAGAAAAAGATGGTAAATTCCATCTTGCTATGACTTATCGTGATAAATTAAATAACTATAACCAAATTAGAGTATATGAAGGACAAAGAAGATTTAATCCAACTGATAAGGTAAAGTATAACGTAAATGATACATACGAACTATTTAGAACACCTGAAAGAAAGATAGGATTAAAAGATGTTATGAATGTACTACGTGATAGATACGATGGTACAGAATTTACAGATATTAAGGTATATAGACCTATAGGAATAGATAAAAACCTTGAATCACATATATTCCAAATTAAAAAGAACATACCAAGTAAAATTGGAGGAATTATGTGGCTAGCTATGGGTACTGTTGAACATTCACCTTACTTACCATATTTTGGAAATATATCACAAACAAATAAGGCATTGAGAGTTAGAACTCAAGTTGCTAATAATAAGTCATATTACTGGACATTTAAACTATTAAATACTCTAGGTAAGTCAGATAGAAAAAATGTTGGTAATGGTATTAAAGAATATTGGAATAATTATGAAGATGGCGTAATTGAAGATGAAAAAAATGTAGAAAAGAAATTGCTATATATCTATAGAACAAAAGGTTCAAAAGCTGCTTCTGATTATTCAACTAAATATTCAAATGATTTAGTAAATAAGACATTAAATATCGCAAGAGATATGCAAGCTAAAGTTATTACACATGTTGATAAGAAAGCTGAAGGTAAACCATACAAAGCTCCATTTAGTTATGTTGATAAAAAATAG
- a CDS encoding YfcC family protein, whose translation MAKKERKSLSAYSIILILLVVLAILTWLLPHLPGSVTPEMIENDSSLVTGVNRATIADIFMSPFNGFKDAIDVCVFVLFLGGFLGIVTKTKALDAGIAALVRKLKGNEIILIPILMTLFSIGGSTYGMAEETIAFYTLICSTMVAAGFDSMVGAAVILLGAGVGCLGSTINPFATGIAMATVVDGGLHVENAYILIIGVILWITSLIAAVIYVMRYAEKVKRDKGSIFLSLREQEAMNEHFGHVDFNEVEFTGKQRVTLIVFAITFVIMIISLVAWGKYDIHVFEGWSSFLTGVPLGEWYFGELSMWFTFMGLIIAVINGFSEKETVDAFLAGSADILSVVLIIALSRGVSVLMKATYLDKYILNTASNLLKGLPAIVFAPASYILYMILSFLIPSTSGLATVSLPIMAPLTQNIGFRPEVMIMIFSGACGLINLITPTSGVVMGGLSTAKIEFSTYIKWVMKLLGIIFVLNVVILTVAMYVVK comes from the coding sequence ATGGCAAAAAAAGAACGTAAGTCACTTTCTGCTTACTCAATAATCTTAATTTTACTTGTAGTATTAGCAATTTTAACTTGGCTATTACCACATTTACCTGGTTCAGTAACTCCTGAAATGATAGAAAATGATTCATCTTTAGTTACTGGTGTAAATCGTGCAACAATTGCTGACATATTTATGTCACCGTTCAATGGATTTAAAGACGCTATAGATGTTTGCGTATTCGTATTATTCTTAGGTGGATTTTTAGGTATAGTTACAAAGACAAAAGCATTAGACGCTGGTATTGCAGCTCTAGTTCGTAAATTAAAAGGTAATGAAATTATTTTAATACCAATACTTATGACACTATTCTCAATTGGTGGTTCAACATATGGTATGGCAGAAGAAACAATAGCATTCTACACTTTAATTTGTTCAACTATGGTTGCTGCTGGATTTGACTCAATGGTTGGTGCAGCTGTAATATTACTAGGTGCTGGTGTTGGATGTCTTGGTTCAACAATTAACCCATTTGCGACTGGTATAGCAATGGCAACAGTAGTTGATGGTGGATTGCATGTTGAAAATGCATATATATTGATAATAGGAGTAATTTTATGGATTACATCTTTAATTGCTGCTGTTATATATGTAATGAGATATGCAGAAAAAGTAAAAAGAGATAAAGGTTCTATTTTCTTATCATTAAGAGAACAAGAAGCAATGAATGAACATTTTGGACATGTTGACTTTAATGAAGTAGAATTTACTGGAAAACAAAGAGTAACATTAATTGTATTTGCTATTACATTCGTAATTATGATAATATCATTAGTTGCGTGGGGTAAATACGATATCCATGTATTTGAAGGATGGTCATCATTCTTAACTGGTGTACCTTTAGGAGAATGGTACTTCGGTGAATTGTCAATGTGGTTCACATTTATGGGACTTATCATTGCAGTAATAAATGGATTTAGTGAAAAAGAAACAGTAGATGCATTCCTTGCAGGATCTGCAGATATATTATCAGTTGTATTAATTATCGCATTATCACGTGGTGTTTCAGTATTAATGAAAGCTACATACTTAGATAAGTACATATTAAATACAGCTTCTAATCTATTAAAAGGATTACCTGCTATAGTATTTGCACCAGCATCATATATCCTATATATGATACTATCATTCTTAATTCCATCTACTTCAGGACTTGCAACAGTATCATTACCAATTATGGCTCCATTAACTCAAAATATTGGATTCAGACCAGAAGTTATGATAATGATATTCTCAGGTGCATGTGGATTGATTAATTTAATAACACCTACATCAGGAGTTGTTATGGGTGGTTTATCAACTGCGAAGATAGAATTCTCAACATACATAAAATGGGTAATGAAGTTATTAGGTATAATATTTGTATTAAATGTTGTAATCTTAACTGTCGCTATGTACGTAGTTAAATAA